A genome region from Magnolia sinica isolate HGM2019 chromosome 8, MsV1, whole genome shotgun sequence includes the following:
- the LOC131252805 gene encoding methylsterol monooxygenase 2-2-like isoform X1, with the protein MASIIESGWLYLITHFSDFQLASLGSFFLHESVFFLSGLPFIFLERAGLLSKYKIQTKNNTPAAQEKCITHLLLYHLCVNLPLMILSYPVFRYMGMSSSLPLPSWKVILSQILFYFILEDFVFYWGHRILHTKWLYKHVHSVHHEYATPFGLTSEYAHPAEILFLGFATIIGPAITGPHLLTLWLWMVLRVLETVEAHCGYHFPWSFSKIFPLYGGADFHDYHHRLLYTKSGNYSSTFVYVDRIFGTDKGYRKLKALKSEVEASKKQM; encoded by the exons ATGGCTTCCATTATCGAATCCGGTTGGCTG TATCTGATAACTCATTTCAGTGACTTTCAACTGGCTTCGTTGGGCAGTTTCTTTCTTCATGAAAGTGTATTTTTCTTGTCTGGGCTTCCATTTATATTTCTTGAAAGGGCAGGACTTCTAAGCAAGTATAAGATCCAG ACAAAAAATAATACCCCAGCTGCTCAGGAGAAATGCATTACACACCTGCTGCTGTATCATCTCTGTGTGAACCTACCACTGATGATTCTCTCTTATCCTGTCTTCAGATATATGGGCATGAGCAGCAGTCTCCCATTGCCGTCCTG GAAAGTAATTCTGTCACAAATACTTTTCTACTTCATCTTGGAGGATTTTGTGTTTTATTGGGGGCACAGGATCTTGCATACAAAGTGGTTGTACAAGCATGTCCACAGCGTTCATCATGA ATATGCGACACCATTTGGACTGACTTCTGAATATGCTCACCCTGCTGAGATATTGTTCCTTGGCTTTGCCACTATCATTGGTCCTGCTATCACCGGGCCTCATCTGTTGACTCTCTGGTTGTGGATGGTATTAAGAGTCTTGGAGACAGTGGAGGCACATTGTGGATACCATTTCCCATGGAGCTTCTCAAAAATTTTCCCCCTATATGGAGG TGCTGATTTTCATGATTATCACCACCGATTACTTTACACCAAGTCAGGAAACTACTCATCAACTTTTGTTTACGTGGACAG GATCTTCGGCACAGATAAAGGTTACCGGAAGCTGAAGGCGCTGAAGAGTGAAGTAGAAGCCAGCAAAAAGCAAATGTGA
- the LOC131252805 gene encoding methylsterol monooxygenase 2-2-like isoform X2 → MILSYPVFRYMGMSSSLPLPSWKVILSQILFYFILEDFVFYWGHRILHTKWLYKHVHSVHHEYATPFGLTSEYAHPAEILFLGFATIIGPAITGPHLLTLWLWMVLRVLETVEAHCGYHFPWSFSKIFPLYGGADFHDYHHRLLYTKSGNYSSTFVYVDRIFGTDKGYRKLKALKSEVEASKKQM, encoded by the exons ATGATTCTCTCTTATCCTGTCTTCAGATATATGGGCATGAGCAGCAGTCTCCCATTGCCGTCCTG GAAAGTAATTCTGTCACAAATACTTTTCTACTTCATCTTGGAGGATTTTGTGTTTTATTGGGGGCACAGGATCTTGCATACAAAGTGGTTGTACAAGCATGTCCACAGCGTTCATCATGA ATATGCGACACCATTTGGACTGACTTCTGAATATGCTCACCCTGCTGAGATATTGTTCCTTGGCTTTGCCACTATCATTGGTCCTGCTATCACCGGGCCTCATCTGTTGACTCTCTGGTTGTGGATGGTATTAAGAGTCTTGGAGACAGTGGAGGCACATTGTGGATACCATTTCCCATGGAGCTTCTCAAAAATTTTCCCCCTATATGGAGG TGCTGATTTTCATGATTATCACCACCGATTACTTTACACCAAGTCAGGAAACTACTCATCAACTTTTGTTTACGTGGACAG GATCTTCGGCACAGATAAAGGTTACCGGAAGCTGAAGGCGCTGAAGAGTGAAGTAGAAGCCAGCAAAAAGCAAATGTGA
- the LOC131252807 gene encoding probable protein phosphatase 2C 24 yields the protein MAEICCGVVNESDPSVPRELSSRAARRRRMEIRRFKFVGGVATPPESGCCKRQKTEAAPSPVPSPRECENAVDSSGSEERKGAGGESATSSESAVLGHCPKYGMSSVCGRRREMEDAVSIHPSFFQRKPQIPGNLHFFGVYDGHGCSHVAMSCKDRMHGLLAEELGRGEVEPSEWKEVMERSFLRMDMEVVGGENNSTVVVHCRCEKQTPDCDAVGSTAVVAVVGHDKIVVANCGDSRAVLCRNGKPVPLSSDHKPDRPDELQRIQAAGGRVIFWDGPRVLGVLAMSRAIGDNYLKPFVSSEPEVTVTYRSPDDECLILASDGLWDVVSNSMACDIARMCLRGHAPGAPLTDAGGDCGPDKACSDAAILLTKLALARHSTDNVSVVVVDLRRDT from the exons ATGGCTGAGATCTGCTGCGGTGTGGTTAATGAGAGCGATCCGTCGGTCCCGCGAGAGCTGAGCTCTCGAGCGGCGAGGCGCCGGAGGATGGAGATACGACGGTTCAAATTCGTCGGTGGCGTCGCTACCCCGCCGGAATCCGGGTGCTGCAAGCGGCAGAAGACGGAGGCGGCACCCTCTCCTGTGCCATCTCCGCGGGAATGCGAGAACGCTGTCGATAGTTCCGGCAGTGAAGAGAGGAAGGGCGCCGGAGGAGAATCCGCAACGTCGTCAGAATCGGCGGTCCTCGGCCATTGCCCGAAGTACGGCATGTCGTCCGTCTGCGGCCGGAGGAGAGAAATGGAAGATGCCGTCTCGATCCACCCGTCATTTTTCCAGCGGAAGCCTCAGATCCCGGGGAATTTGCATTTCTTTGGCGTGTACGACGGTCATGGATGTTCTCAT GTGGCGATGTCTTGCAAGGATCGGATGCATGGTCTGCTGGCGGAGGAGCTTGGTAGGGGAGAGGTGGAGCCCAGCGAATGGAAGGAGGTGATGGAGCGGAGCTTTTTAAGGATGGACATGGAGGTTGTGGGAGGCGAGAACAACTCGACGGTGGTGGTACATTGCCGCTGCGAGAAACAGACGCCCGATTGCGACGCGGTGGGATCAACGGCTGTGGTTGCGGTGGTGGGCCACGATAAGATCGTGGTCGCTAACTGCGGCGATTCGAGGGCTGTCCTCTGTCGGAACGGGAAGCCAGTCCCCCTCTCTTCCGATCATAAG CCGGACCGACCGGACGAGCTCCAGCGCATCCAAGCCGCCGGCGGCCGCGTAATTTTCTGGGACGGCCCGCGCGTTCTCGGAGTGCTCGCCATGTCAAGGGCTATAG GCGACAATTACCTGAAGCCGTTCGTCAGCTCGGAGCCGGAGGTGACGGTGACGTACCGGTCGCCGGACGACGAGTGCTTGATCCTTGCCAGCGACGGCCTGTGGGACGTGGTCTCCAACAGCATGGCTTGCGATATCGCGCGCATGTGCCTGCGCGGCCATGCGCCCGGTGCGCCGCTAACGGACGCCGGGGGTGACTGTGGCCCGGACAAGGCCTGCTCAGACGCCGCTATCCTGCTCACGAAGCTGGCCCTCGCCAGGCACAGTACGGACAACGTGAGCGTCGTCGTGGTCGATCTCCGGAGGGACACGTAA